In Eremothecium gossypii ATCC 10895 chromosome III, complete sequence, the genomic window ATCTCATCGACCTATGCTTTTGATACTCTGCGTTCAGAAAGCGACACTCCTGTTTCCATCTCTTCAATACAATGGGTTCAGGTTCGCTGCCGTCCTCCCCTCGTGGCTTAGCTGGAAGTAGCAGCTCATCTTGCTGGGGAGGAATATCTAGAAACTCAGTACCAGAGTTCCAAACCTTAGAGATAATGTGGAGCATATTCTTGTTCACCGTCCATGCAGTTTCACCAAGCACATTCAAGCCCTTGTAAACATTTTGGACCACGCCTTTACCAGTAACCGCCTTGATATAGGCGGATTGTTCTGGTGAGTCCTTGGATCTGATCAGAGTAGATTTAGTAAAGAGGTAACCACCACTGTTCCAAGAAGTCCAGGGCCTTGGCTTGACCAGCATTGGTAAGTGCTGTGGCTGGAAATTTGCACTTAAACGGTCTGAGCTCATCTGGTTCGCCAAAGACCTATGAAGTTTCAAAACACCAACTTTGCTGCCCATTCTATATTGAAATGTATGACAGATGGCAGGTGCCTTACCGTACACTGTTTTATTGGTAACTGGGTCTACACCTTTCACGTTCACCTTTGCCACATGGATCAACATAGAAATTAAAAGAGAGCCAACCTTAGCCTTGATATTGTGCGGCCAAAGAACTTTAGACTCCTCAATTTGTGTATTTCTAAACGTGGTTTTTGCCCTTTGGACCAGCTTCTTGAATTCGTTACTATTGGCCCTAACTTCCTTAAAAATCGATTTCTCACTCTTCAATAGTGCTTCCGATCTGTATTCCATCTCGACAGCCTTACCTATAGCCAGAACCGCTCTGGTTGTTCTCATACCTTCACTGACGCCTCCAGTAGAATTCAAGCTTAGCAATTCCAAAATTGTTATGACACACATTTTCTCTGGATTAACCAGAGTGATATAAGGGGCATATTCAAGCCTTGAACGAATATGTGGACGGCGTTCAGTAAGCAATATATCACTGGCAAGCAGTTCACGACATGCCTTCACCTCTTCCTTTAGAAGCGGTATCATACCAAGATACCACTCCCATAACTGAGCATTTAGCGAACGCTGGACGCTCAGCGCACCTCTCGCTTGAGCTTCTGCAAACTCATGCTTCCACCGCTGCTTCGCTGCAGTCACTGACCTACTTTCAAGATCGCATTGGCGTTCACTATTAAAGTCCTCCAAGAATGAGTCAAAAGCTTGTCTTTCCTTGTCAGTCTCCAGAGACTTGTAGATCTCAAAAAAATCTATGCCATTTTCAGCAGGCATAGATGCTTTAAGTAATGGGTCGACAGCCAAGCCACTCAATCTTTCTCTCTGTTTCTCACCTAGTTCCAAGCCCAATAAACTGTGCCGAACTGCCCGCATACCAAATGTGCCAACTGACCGAAGTTCAGCTGCGTTCTTATCTAGCGACTTGATATCTTCACTCAACAAGTCTTCGGATTCCGCGCTAACAAGTTCAGGCTCCTCCTCCACAACCTCCACAGACTTATCCGTCGATGACACGCCAAGAGAATCTTGAACAAGGCTTCTAGTCACTATTGGGACGTGCTTCAAGTCGCAAAGTCCCATTTTGCACAGAGAAGCATAATCTTGAACACGCAAAACGTCATTATGCTCAAGTAGCTGTTTTCGCGAAGTTGCAAATTCCATAAGCGTTCGCACGTCTTCTTTTTGAGCAGAGTATGGGTTGGCACTGAGTGCATAACGAACTAGAATTGCAGCGGACTTGGCATTTAGCTGGACCTCTGGAAAATGCTTGCTGATATCATCAAAAACCTTCTGTCTCAGCTCCTGAACCGATGCATCGCTCTTTGGTTGGTTTTCCTCACAGTACCGTAATAAGTAAGAATTGTAGTCATTCATGAAATAGGGTCTATGGGAATCGATAGAATACAGCGACTTCAGAATCTTGAACGCACGGTCTAAATAACCGGTACACAGGCATGCTTCAAGAAGCGCCCACTGATTCATCACGTTGCTCCGCTGACTAGCAAGTATGGGCGCATCCGTAGTGTCAAATAGAGCGAAGTCGGGCGAAATCGAAACACTGCTCGAACGTTCAAAAGAAACGTTCATATCGTTCGCAGGAGAAGCGGTGGAAGTGCTACGTGCTCCGGATAGAGCCAGATGCGTGACGCCGACACCGGTAACCATCGCAGCACCCACAGGTGGTCGGCTAGCCCAGTGCCGTGCGCCATGGCGTAATAAATTGCCGCCTTTGAACGCTCTGTAGTTTCGCAACATAATGGCTATGGCCTCCGTTTCGTAACAACAGGTAAAGTGATGAGCGCACCAGATTTACTATGCCGGAGTAGAGCTCATCTCTGCACTGGAAAATTTTACCAATTACAAATATCATAGTTCAAAAAGAAAGTATAAATCACGTGAGTAGAATTTCGTGTGGCGGTGCACGGGCTCAAATATGTTCCAGGTa contains:
- the RPO41 gene encoding DNA-directed RNA polymerase (Syntenic homolog of Saccharomyces cerevisiae YFL036W (RPO41)), translated to MLRNYRAFKGGNLLRHGARHWASRPPVGAAMVTGVGVTHLALSGARSTSTASPANDMNVSFERSSSVSISPDFALFDTTDAPILASQRSNVMNQWALLEACLCTGYLDRAFKILKSLYSIDSHRPYFMNDYNSYLLRYCEENQPKSDASVQELRQKVFDDISKHFPEVQLNAKSAAILVRYALSANPYSAQKEDVRTLMEFATSRKQLLEHNDVLRVQDYASLCKMGLCDLKHVPIVTRSLVQDSLGVSSTDKSVEVVEEEPELVSAESEDLLSEDIKSLDKNAAELRSVGTFGMRAVRHSLLGLELGEKQRERLSGLAVDPLLKASMPAENGIDFFEIYKSLETDKERQAFDSFLEDFNSERQCDLESRSVTAAKQRWKHEFAEAQARGALSVQRSLNAQLWEWYLGMIPLLKEEVKACRELLASDILLTERRPHIRSRLEYAPYITLVNPEKMCVITILELLSLNSTGGVSEGMRTTRAVLAIGKAVEMEYRSEALLKSEKSIFKEVRANSNEFKKLVQRAKTTFRNTQIEESKVLWPHNIKAKVGSLLISMLIHVAKVNVKGVDPVTNKTVYGKAPAICHTFQYRMGSKVGVLKLHRSLANQMSSDRLSANFQPQHLPMLVKPRPWTSWNSGGYLFTKSTLIRSKDSPEQSAYIKAVTGKGVVQNVYKGLNVLGETAWTVNKNMLHIISKVWNSGTEFLDIPPQQDELLLPAKPRGEDGSEPEPIVLKRWKQECRFLNAEYQKHRSMRCDANYKLEIARAFIGEKFYFPHNMDFRGRAYPLAPHFNHLGNDMTRSLLIFWEGKRLGKEGLRWLKIHMGNLYGLDKQTFEARVAFTEAHLEDIKDSAENPLNGKGWWKKADKPWQCLATCMEINNAYKLSNPEDYVSHQPVHQDGTCNGLQHYAALGGDIEGARQVNLVPSDKPQDVYAFVAKLVTERLEKAALEGDQNAAQLKNLITRKVVKRTVMTNVYGVTFIGATNQIDKELQDAFPDNSYDMARYLTKHVFNSIRELFHAAHLIQDWLGESAKKISKSIRLDLELEKIKKLDNSIMMTSVIWTSPLGLPVVQPYRDIKKKQIHTNLQTVFIADPFAVNPIDPRRQMAGFPPNFIHSLDASHMLLSAIECGRLGLQFAAVHDSYWTHASDVPKMNKALRNEFVKMHQVDLIQRLKNEFDARYKNYLEVKRIKKRSELGQELLLLRSRLSKSLGRPITMKDELEMERKRQNLLNSEDPVLRAEGERMVTTVSFMSDKDTTDMETSTHQSVCALVPLKFSGIPPKGSYDIRQLVNSKYFFS